The following is a genomic window from Streptomyces sp. NBC_01381.
ATCGGCCCGCTCTGGTACACCGGCGTGGCCCTGCTGATCATCGGTCAGACCATGCGCGTGACACTGACCCGCGCCCAGCGCCCGCCCCTGGACCGCGAGCCGATACTCCTCGGCGTCCCCACCGCCGGGCGCTGGGTGGCGCTCAACGGCCCGGCCACGAAGGTCCCCAGCCACACCCACAGCCATGCGCAGACGTACGCCATCGACCTGAAGTACGTCCCCGAGGCAAGCGGTGACGGCGGCGAAGAAGTCACGCCGCAGGCCCCGCCCTTCCGCTGGCTCTGGCCAATCGCCCGGAGCCCCCGCCTCTACCCCACGTACGGCATGCCGGTGTTCGCCCCCGCCGACGGAGTCGTCGTCGCGACCGCGGGACGACAGCGGGACCATCTCTCGCGCATGTCCTTCCCCGCCTTCCTCTTCCTCTACCTGGAGGGCTTCATCCGCAGCCTCGGCTGGCCGAGCAACCTCATGGGGAACTACATCATCCTGGACCTCGGCGACGGCGTGCACGCGGCCTTCGCGCACCTGCGGCGCGGCTCGCTGCGCGTGGCCGCGGGCGACCGCGTGACGGCGGGCCAGGAGATCGCCGCATGCGGAAACTCCGGCAACTCGTCCGAGCCTCACCTGCACTTCCAGCTCATGGACGGCCCCGACGTGATGACGGCACGAGGTGTGCCGTTCGCATGGCGCTACCGCGACGACGACGGCGTGGAACACACCGGTGTGCCCGAAGACGCCACGCACTGTGTCGCTGTCTCACCCCTGCCGGACCGCTCCACGTGACGTCCCGAAGAACGCTCACCCCGTAGTGCCTGGCTCATGTAGTCCGTCCAGATCTGGCCGGCGCGTTTCTCCCCGTCCGCGGTCAGGCGGGCCTGCTTGCCGCTCTTGGGGTTCTCGCCGAACAGGCCCACGACGGTGAGCAGTTGGGGCGTGAAGCCGATGTGCCAGGCCGCCTTCCTGTCGTCGGATGCGCCCGAGACGCCCGCCACGGGCTGCATGACGGTGGCGTTTGAGTCGGGGCCCTGGGCCAACTGCCCGTCGAAGTCGGTCCGCAGGTCGGCGGTGACGGTGTCGGCGGTGGTGCGGGAGACCGTCTGGCCGCCCAACGGGCTGCGCACGTCGGCGCGTTCGTCGCCGCGTTGGGCGGACTTCACGATCGACGGGGTGACCTTCTTGCCGTGGTGGGCGAGGGTCGCGTAGACCTCGGCGAGTTCGAGCGGGCTGGTGCCGAGCAGGCCGAGGGAGACCGCCTCGGGGTCGTCGAAGTCGCCGGCGTGCGGGTCGATGCCGAGGTCCACGGACGTCTTCTCGATCCCGGCGGAGGCGTGTTCGCCGGGCGCATCGGGACGCGCTGTCTCGAGGTCCTCCATTTTGGCCGCGTTGACGACCGGGAGGAAGGCGGGACCCGTCTGGTAGTCGGAGCGTGTGGCGTTGTTGAGGTAGTGCTTGGTGTAGTCGCGGCCGCCGTACATCGCGACGATCCGGCCGTCCCT
Proteins encoded in this region:
- a CDS encoding M23 family metallopeptidase; this encodes MLVMLWKRYGLVFAAGALCIVVNTQGIGPLWYTGVALLIIGQTMRVTLTRAQRPPLDREPILLGVPTAGRWVALNGPATKVPSHTHSHAQTYAIDLKYVPEASGDGGEEVTPQAPPFRWLWPIARSPRLYPTYGMPVFAPADGVVVATAGRQRDHLSRMSFPAFLFLYLEGFIRSLGWPSNLMGNYIILDLGDGVHAAFAHLRRGSLRVAAGDRVTAGQEIAACGNSGNSSEPHLHFQLMDGPDVMTARGVPFAWRYRDDDGVEHTGVPEDATHCVAVSPLPDRST